The DNA sequence atattttttttcctataacttcttaagtcattatacaacattaaattaaattaagtaacatgaaacaacattaaacaacatgaaacttaaacaacatttttaaaaacatttaacaacataaaacttaaatgcctactccatgcttcttttggcccaaagatgtgcaacaagatcctgttgtaggtacttaTTTGTGGCACGAGAACATATCATTCTATAGCGCCttatgtactcatttatagagatactaccagttcttggattgaaaggccAATTACGTCCATCGCATATTTTGCACGAGCctttcttgacctatttggatcttcttggtcgtcatcggactctccatcaatatacccatctcgctcatccgccactatcatattgtgtaatatgatgcaagacatcatgaaggagtccaaattttctcgactccacTCGGTTCGCTGATGATCATCCACTatgcttgtagaataccgaaagcgtgaggtaaacaacttttctgaGTCATTCCTAAGGTTTGGAATTGCTTAGACAAGTGTCACTcactttgggtagatgccaTTTGCCAAGTAATACTCCATATTGTATTGACAGCTattgatgtagtagtcaagttgaaGTGTTTTACCTTCTGTCAAgttattgaagaggggtgaacacccaagaactgtaatgtcattttgggatccagaGACTCTAAAGAAAGCATGTCAGATCCATGTGTCATATGAGGTAACCGCCTCTAACACAACAGTTTGCTTTCTCGACCTTCCGCTAAAGCCTCTTTTCCATCCGGTGGGACAATTCTTTAAATCccaatgcatgcagtctaatgaccctatcatgcccAGAAACCCACGATCTTCAGCTTTGTGAATAAGCCGattcagatcttcttgatttggctcgcgGAGGTACTTGTCTTTGTAAACCTGAACAATTATGTCACAGAATTGTTCAAGAGTATgaaggcatgtagactcagacataccatGGGTTTCATCTATCGAATCAGCTAGGGagccataggccatcattcggagtgcaaaagtaaccttctgatgaggAGAGAAACCAGGGCGGCCTGTTCTGTCCCACTTCTGTCAAAAGTATGGATTGACTTGCTAGACATCACGAAGTAAACGCTCAAAGACATAATGCCTCATTCAGAAGCGAcgtctgaaatcctcttctgTGTACACCGAGTTGGAGTTGAAGTAAttgttcatcagattggcaTGCGTCATCGCTCTGTTTCATGGTTTCTAAAAGCGACCAGCAACAAAGCTACCTCATTGAGGTTGCTCCTCATTTGACTAACACACCATGGCTGCtgctctgttttgtttgttacgccttacttgaacttcttcatcagactcctcatcttctcgtctcatttgcgcccattttgcttctaatttggaattggatgaggacccttagttggaatccgaagaggatccaaagttggaattcattgcaaacttgaattaaaataaattgaattcaaagttgtgtgaattatagcccaatatcaaccctatttatagcaaaaaaaaaaaaaaaattaatccatGTCAACTACTAacagctagctgacgtcagcatgATGTCAGCTACCAATGGCTAGCTAAcgtcacttagccgttggatttgaatttaagttgtagtttttaaataataaattatgtttggccctttggccctcggttagagacagaggcaaatatggccatgtactgttcactaaaatattaatatcttggagggccagagagctaaaacgagccctctggccagccctcggttggagatggcttaATGACTACTCCATGTTTCGAATTACCTAccccaaagaaaaaggaaggggaCCATTTCCACTATAACAAAAACTCGAATATGATATGTTTACTTTTTCTATTTCTAGATGTGAATGCAtgatgtataaaaaaaattttagggCCTCCTATGCGATCGCCTTACCAGACTACCATCAGGGCTGGCACTGCGTGATAGTCATCATCTTTTGGTCCACACCCACATTTAGCACAAGGTTTTGGATCCATTTATCACTTCTCAATGTGGGTTGAAGCTGGAAGCCATGGAAGATATCGAATTGCGTCAGAATCAGGTTTAGCCAGAATGATATAAATTGGGTTTTGTCGGTACAATGATATAACTTTCGGGTATCCAGAGGATGTGGAGCGGCAACATGattcatctttttattttatttctgtaTAATAATTTACAAGAATTATCTTGGAGTTCGGTTTGATTTCTCTCTTTAGGAGAGTGTGCTAGTTTGATTACTCTCTGTGAGAGTtgcttgattttaattttcattttggtgTGCTACTTCTTTTGGATCTATGTGTAAAGGGTGGAGCTATTTGATTTGCTATAATTACTTCACTCGGTGTTCTACGATCGTGGCAGTGATTAGGTGATGCAATCGGCCCATAAGCATTGTACTCTTTGTCCCAATATATGATTTGAGATTTTGTTTTCACATGATCTCCATGTAATGCAAAGTTTAACGGTTTTATTGATCTGAATAATCTTGTGGTTCCTGATGAGCTCGAACGAATGCTTGAAGTCTACTCATTACTTTGCAGTTAGTGATGCTTTATTATAATATGTTTAGATCTAGTTTGCAAGGACCCTTTTGGACCGAGTTGTTAATAATATGTACTTGTAATGCTCATTTATCACTGAATGAAACATCgtacttttcttcttctgatatatatatatatatatatatatataatataaaaaataaataaaaaataaaaaaaaggagttCAAAAGTCCGTAAAAATagttaataaatattaaatgtACAAAAAGTCTACCaaagttcatatatatatatatatatatatatatatatatatatatatatatatatatatctttaggGGGAAGGCTGGAATTTAATAGCTGAGTACTTGATTTGAATTAAGGCTCCATCATTTAATCAATGTAGAATTTATTATCAATCGgttaatcaaaatttttttcATGAATTATCACTTTGCTTTAGGAAGTCTTCGGTTTAGATTTCACAAAAGATAGATGGTGATATGGAAAATTAGTTCTAGCTAGGGTTTCTATTAAATCATATATAGTATTACTTTGATATCTTATTTGACACACACTGACTCAGAATGTCCATCTGGACACTCGAATTGAGTTATGCTGGCTAAtacctggaaggtgacaaagTCATAAGTGAAGGTGATGtgaaaaattgcaaataaattaaaatctaatagTCTAGAATTAATTTAAACTAATAGTGTGAGTGCACAATAGCGGGAAGACCCTTATACGCATGTGATATCGGAGCATAAGTATGAGCATAGTAATAGCACCATCATTAAGTCCTagaggggcaaaaaacaaaggtgagtgtGCTGAAAAgcaaagttttgtaaaaaccgTTGTTTTATTAAAAGTTGTAACCCCTCCATGTAacacatgtatagtttccaaaactAGTACTACTCCTATGTACGGTAAAGTACCCAAATAAATGTAAAGGTTAGGAATACGAACATTGAAATAATAAGGAACAATATCTACAAAGGTCAACATAAGCATGTAAGCACACAAGTCATGCAGGTTATAGGTACATGAATAGGCTGAGTGTGTAAGTTACATTCGAGCACAACAATCACATGAAGCTAAGCGCTCACATACGGGTCCTAGTTCCCTAATGCAAACTAGGGATATGTTGACACCTACTTTGAATCCAAAGTGCACGTAAACGGTGCATGTGAATATACATGTGAAGCTGATCTTGACCTGGATAATATAAATAAAGGAAGACATCGTGCAAACATTTATGATGAGCAAGCGAAGAGTGAATTAAAAAGAGGTGAGTGAATCAGGGAGAACAAGTAGGTGGGTCCCATGAGACCAAAAACCcaacaattaaaataataaaatattgggATTGCACAAACAAAGTGTAAAATTTCGATAATGCCCTTAAACTTGTAGTTCCATAGATTCTTCGTTTGAATTTCGAATTCCATTCTGTTTGTACCCACACATTCATGTCGTCGAGTACTACGATGATACTTATGTGTGTAATTAGGTGAAGCCCAAAATATAAGTTAATTAGGCACTAGGTCTAATTacgaaacaataaaaaaaaaacaaataaatgggCCAACTTGCTCACTTGTTAAACGTTAAACAAGTCTAGCAAGTAAACTAACAGTGCCACAATCTGTAGCTTGCAATACTGACAGTCACTACTATCTCGAAAAACAATTTTTAGATCCCCAAGGATGCAAAATTATCGCTTTGCCCCTCGCATTGAAATGTGTGCAAATTGTTCGTTACACATCCGAATTTACGTCCTGTTTGTTCCCATATGTTCGTGGTGATGAGTACTATCTAAATAAGACGAGAAAAGCAACAAAAGATGAAAAGAACTCAGATGTCCATGTAAAATTTCCACTTAGCTTGTTAGggacatttttgtaatttaacaGTGTTAGGAATAAAACACCTTCAATTTTGGACGGAATGTAACATTGTTATAATGATGTTGTTTAATAGGGCTCATTGCATGAACAGTTTTGAGTATCTTGGGTTGGAACCCAGGTTTAATCAAGTTAACAGCAAAACAATGCTCAGCTACACTGTGAGACCCACTCTACATCGAATTTCAACTATTTGAATcgtctatttaattatcacaacCATTTGCATATTTAATCATCATAATTCTTGATTCATAGATAccattgcaaaaattcaattcaatccaaaaccatttgcccatttaattatcataatgaaatttcattgttccTTATACAAAAGTGtccgtcaatttctttgaactcatttagatgtctcaaatatttctgatttggttaatattttgtaaggatgatctaagaggtgcaacttgaaaattagaCGGCTCGGAtcattgaagttcgatgtggtgtgggccccacaactaatcacaatttaaaaaaaaaaaaaaatggagatcccTTTCTTTAAAGGCATCATATGAATGTATGTTATATCTATAAGCGAGATGAAACCTAATCAAAgggtacaaaaacataataagacatattaatctgtgatacatgatgataataaaaaaagggttaatctcagtttactactctGAAGTTTCTCAGtgttcaacatttggtacatcaagttttttttaatcCTAGAGTGGTACCTGAAGTCATAATtttgggacactttcatacatccaaTAAGATTGCTATTAAATCAGTTGTTAATTGGTGACGTAGAGCTcacgtggacaatgactgggcgccATGTGATCATCTCCTACCTCTTCCCCCTGGAGATCCATAGCCACATATCTCTAATCAACAAACCAAACCTCCAATTTCTCTGATACAAAACGTTCATGTCGCTAACTGAGCTTCGATTGAAGATCAAACCTTCACACTTTGGTTTTGAGAAGACAAAACCTAGAAACTTCATAGCCAGCCACAAATTTGCTAAAATCGTCGCTACTTCGGCGGTTCAGGAACTCGGTGCTGTCTAACAGCCTAGTAGCGACCATCGATCTCACCACGATCCTGTTCATCTTCGCCGGTCTAATAGGGTTTTAGATCGTGACTGTTTTAGGGAGGGAAGGTTGGGATCACGTGGAGAGGGTGAGGTGGAAGAGGATGGGTTTTATACACATGGGATCTATATTGGCACGTGGCGCCTAGTCATTGTCCACGTGGGCGTTACGTCACCAGTTAACGGATAATTTAATAGCAATCTAACATATGTATGAAACTATCCCGAAATTATGACTTCAAGTACTACTCTGGGATGATAAAAAACTTgttgtaccaaatgttgaaaatcaagaaactttggggtaaaaaactaaaattaactttaaaaaaaaaatgtcatgtaGGTAGATAAATGCAATTAATTTGTGATattggttgattataaaaattaaaaataaaatctataaatgaggTTTAGAGCAGgaagaagaacaacaaaaaaagaaaagagataattatagagataattaggaagaaattgaaTTAAAGATAACTGTTGATACTGAAAAATAATCTTAAAATTAAGGGAttagacttattttaataaactggacTATTTCTAATATTGGCTAAATAAAACTtgaacttatatcaagttttccaAATGATGAattcttttctttcattaatTCGGCCGAGTACGCGGCTGGCAAAGCTCTATTTAAGaactttaggtttttttttgtgGTCACTTTTGGGCCTCTATAATTAGGTCTTAATTTTTGGGCTCCTATTTAATTTTTGCTTTCGGTATAGATAAGACCCTTTACTCATGTATTGCGTACATATGTGGTGTCCTGTCTGTACGGACCCTCGACTGTTTTATTTCTTGCTCTCACTTGCAAAGTCATTGTAATTTTTCCTTCTGAACTTTGTTATAAAAATTCccattgtccaaaaaaaaaaaaaaaaaaaaaaaaaagggattaatTCTCCATTTTTGTAAGGTTTTGAGAACCTTAACCAACTCGTTGATGTCAGTCGTGGTTTGGGTGTCACTGTTGATCTAATAATTTCTAAATATCCTCATCTATTAAGGGAATCAATTACAACTTGCCTCAAGTTTAGAGTAGTTCCACC is a window from the Pyrus communis chromosome 16, drPyrComm1.1, whole genome shotgun sequence genome containing:
- the LOC137719761 gene encoding uncharacterized protein; translated protein: MRREDEESDEEVQKWDRTGRPGFSPHQKVTFALRMMAYGSLADSIDETHGMSESTCLHTLEQFCDIIVQVYKDKYLREPNQEDLNRLIHKAEDRGFLGMIGSLDCMHWDLKNCPTGWKRGFSGRSRKQTVVLEAVTSYDTWI